From Salvelinus namaycush isolate Seneca chromosome 2, SaNama_1.0, whole genome shotgun sequence, one genomic window encodes:
- the LOC120059737 gene encoding serine/threonine-protein kinase Nek4-like isoform X6 produces MNNYMFIRVVGKGSYGEVNLVKHKTDRKQYVIKKLNLTTSSKRERRAAEQEAQLLSRLRHPNIVTYRESWEGEDCQLYIAMGFCEGGDLYHRLKQQKGELLPERQVVEWFVQIAMALQYLHEEHILHRDLKTQNIFLTKSNIIKVGDLGIARVLENQNDMASTLIGTPYYMSPELFSNKPYNHKSDVWALGCCVYEMSTLKHAFNAKDMNSLVYCIVEGKLPQMPSKYDPQLGALIKSMLCKRPEDRPDVKLILRQPYIKRQIAMFLEATKEKTAKSRKKAVGGSRRPNSAASVVSSQPRPERPPQCPQPDPNTRGKRKEEINTQEHKGRNGITQDTPPQTHLTTKSPTQDILNTTGVSLATISNIDIDLQTQEEETNAQRGDPPQTVSNARADNEALCQRSVEEQSGGNPDLPLPLHRLLSSVSTREEESKTTNGPVMQGAPKKRDRVRTSVEKTVNTDDKDDTMELLKDVVIESQATGHSICLGVSTSLSELRSAGQLKVESTGQTFEVNIENKDDTRNLLKEVPAHKHTAVVKAPCHVEPLPQVPEQDTPPLCTPSSSEPSVSCQRRQRDRGRIQSDQDKWNKLAAPRPLPPPPVNALVVEVKKRSRTNTDKRATTTTSFTTISSSKDGNTPLPQLSMQKEGRLMMLPLYISSQSPRTPLSLALYLKWEREPTRTGFWGAHQTMTNAVPPPAQQITQRGTAKRERVNPVICRTWFR; encoded by the exons ATGAATAATTACATGTTCATCAGAGTTGTTGGAAAGGGGAGTTATGGAGAGGTGAATCTGGTGAAACACAAAACAGACCGTAAACAG TATGTCATAAAGAAGTTGAACTTGACCACGTCCTCAAAACGTGAGCGGCGAGCCGCGGAACAGGAGGCTCAGCTTCTCTCGCGACTACGACACCCAAACATCGTGACTTACAGGGAGTCGTGGGAAGGAGAAGACTGCCAACTCTACATCGCCATGGGCTTCTGCGAGGGAGGCGACCTCTACCATAGACTCAAGCAACAGAAGGGGGAACTCCTGCCTGAAAGGCAGGTGGTGGAGTGGTTCGTCCAGATAGCTATGGCCCTCCAG TATCTACATGAGGAGCATATCTTGCACCGGGACCTAAAGACCCAGAATATCTTCCTGACCAAGTCTAACATCATTAAAGTAGGAGACCTTGGCATCGCCCGGGTTCTGGAGAATCAGAACGACATGGCCAGCACTCTAATAGGAACACCGTACTACATGAGCCCGGAGCTGTTTTCCAACAAACCCTACAACCACAAG TCTGACGTGTGGGCGCTGGGCTGCTGTGTGTACGAGATGTCCACCCTGAAACATGCCTTCAATGCCAAGGACATGAACTCACTCGTTTACTGCATTGTAGAGGGAAAG CTGCCTCAGATGCCGAGTAAGTATGACCCTCAGCTGGGAGCTCTGATAAAGAGCATGCTGTGTAAGAGACCAGAGGACAGACCTGATGTCAAACTCATCCTACGTCAGCCCTACATCAAACGACAAATCGCCATGTTTTTAGAGGCCACCAAAGA GAAAACTGCCAAGTCCAGAAAGAAAGCGGTTGGTGGCAGTCGCAGACCCAATAGTGCAGCATCTGTGGTTTCATCTCAGCCAAGGCCTGAGCGCCCCCCTCAATGTCCCCAGCCAGACCCAAACACCAGAGGGAAAAGG AAGGAAGAGATCAACACACAGGAGCACAAAGGACGCAATGGAATCACACAGGACACCCCACCCCAGACACATCTAACAACCAAATCCCCTACACAAGACATTCTCAACACCACTGGTGTGTCTTTGGCAACCATCAGTAACATTGACATTGATCTCCAGACACAGGAAGAGGAGACAAACGCCCAGAGAGGGGATCCTCCCCAGACCGTGTCCAACGCCAGGGCAGATAATGAAGCTCTTTGTCAGAGGTCTGTGGAGGAGCAGAGTGGAGGGAATCCGGATCTCCCTCTGCCTCTGCACAGGCTGCTATCAAGTGTCAGTACCAGGGAAGAGGAGAGCAAGACCACCAATGGACCTGTAATGCAGGGCGCCCCAAAGAAAAGAGACAGAGTCAGAACCTCTGTAGAGAAAACTGTGAACACAGATGATAAAGATGACACAATGGAGCTACTCAAGGATGTGGTCATTGAGAGCCAAGCTACTGGACATAGTATATGTCTGGGTGTTTCTACCAGTTTGTCTGAGTTAAGGTCTGCAGGACAACTCAAAGTGGAATCCACTGGACAGACCTTTGAAGTAAATATAGAGAACAAGGATGACACCAGGAATCTTCTCAAGGAAGTTCCTGCACACAAACATACTGCCGTTGTCAAA GCACCCTGTCATGTGGAGCCCCTCCCCCAAGTCCCAGAGCAGGACACGCCCCCTCTGTGTACCCCCTCCTCCTCTGAACCCTCTGTCTCCTGCCAACGTAGACAAAGGGACAGGGGGCGGATACAGAGTGATCAGGACAAG TGGAATAAATTAGCAGCTCCTAGACCTCTACCGCCTCCTCCTGTTAATGCACTGGTAGTGGAGGTGAAGAAGAGAAGCAGGACGAACACAGATAAGAGGGCCACCAcaacaacttccttcacaaccaTTAGCTCCTCCAAGGACGGCAACACTCCACTGCCACAG TTGTCAATGCAGAAAGAAGGGCGTCTTATGATGTTGCCTCTTTACATAAGCAGCCAGAGTCCCAGAACTCCACTGTCACTCGCTCTGTATCTGAAATGGGAAAGGGAACCAACCAG GACAGGTTTTTGGGGCGCCCATCAGACGATGACGAATGCAGTTCCTCCACCAGCTCAACAGATCACTCAGAGGGGGACTGCAAAGAGGG AAAGAGTGAATCCAGTGATATGCAGGACCTGGTTCAGATGA
- the LOC120059737 gene encoding serine/threonine-protein kinase Nek4-like isoform X5, producing MNNYMFIRVVGKGSYGEVNLVKHKTDRKQYVIKKLNLTTSSKRERRAAEQEAQLLSRLRHPNIVTYRESWEGEDCQLYIAMGFCEGGDLYHRLKQQKGELLPERQVVEWFVQIAMALQYLHEEHILHRDLKTQNIFLTKSNIIKVGDLGIARVLENQNDMASTLIGTPYYMSPELFSNKPYNHKSDVWALGCCVYEMSTLKHAFNAKDMNSLVYCIVEGKLPQMPSKYDPQLGALIKSMLCKRPEDRPDVKLILRQPYIKRQIAMFLEATKEKTAKSRKKAVGGSRRPNSAASVVSSQPRPERPPQCPQPDPNTRGKRKEEINTQEHKGRNGITQDTPPQTHLTTKSPTQDILNTTGVSLATISNIDIDLQTQEEETNAQRGDPPQTVSNARADNEALCQRSVEEQSGGNPDLPLPLHRLLSSVSTREEESKTTNGPVMQGAPKKRDRVRTSVEKTVNTDDKDDTMELLKDVVIESQATGHSICLGVSTSLSELRSAGQLKVESTGQTFEVNIENKDDTRNLLKEVPAHKHTAVVKAPCHVEPLPQVPEQDTPPLCTPSSSEPSVSCQRRQRDRGRIQSDQDKWNKLAAPRPLPPPPVNALVVEVKKRSRTNTDKRATTTTSFTTISSSKDGNTPLPQLSMQKEGRLMMLPLYISSQSPRTPLSLALYLKWEREPTSRTGFWGAHQTMTNAVPPPAQQITQRGTAKRERVNPVICRTWFR from the exons ATGAATAATTACATGTTCATCAGAGTTGTTGGAAAGGGGAGTTATGGAGAGGTGAATCTGGTGAAACACAAAACAGACCGTAAACAG TATGTCATAAAGAAGTTGAACTTGACCACGTCCTCAAAACGTGAGCGGCGAGCCGCGGAACAGGAGGCTCAGCTTCTCTCGCGACTACGACACCCAAACATCGTGACTTACAGGGAGTCGTGGGAAGGAGAAGACTGCCAACTCTACATCGCCATGGGCTTCTGCGAGGGAGGCGACCTCTACCATAGACTCAAGCAACAGAAGGGGGAACTCCTGCCTGAAAGGCAGGTGGTGGAGTGGTTCGTCCAGATAGCTATGGCCCTCCAG TATCTACATGAGGAGCATATCTTGCACCGGGACCTAAAGACCCAGAATATCTTCCTGACCAAGTCTAACATCATTAAAGTAGGAGACCTTGGCATCGCCCGGGTTCTGGAGAATCAGAACGACATGGCCAGCACTCTAATAGGAACACCGTACTACATGAGCCCGGAGCTGTTTTCCAACAAACCCTACAACCACAAG TCTGACGTGTGGGCGCTGGGCTGCTGTGTGTACGAGATGTCCACCCTGAAACATGCCTTCAATGCCAAGGACATGAACTCACTCGTTTACTGCATTGTAGAGGGAAAG CTGCCTCAGATGCCGAGTAAGTATGACCCTCAGCTGGGAGCTCTGATAAAGAGCATGCTGTGTAAGAGACCAGAGGACAGACCTGATGTCAAACTCATCCTACGTCAGCCCTACATCAAACGACAAATCGCCATGTTTTTAGAGGCCACCAAAGA GAAAACTGCCAAGTCCAGAAAGAAAGCGGTTGGTGGCAGTCGCAGACCCAATAGTGCAGCATCTGTGGTTTCATCTCAGCCAAGGCCTGAGCGCCCCCCTCAATGTCCCCAGCCAGACCCAAACACCAGAGGGAAAAGG AAGGAAGAGATCAACACACAGGAGCACAAAGGACGCAATGGAATCACACAGGACACCCCACCCCAGACACATCTAACAACCAAATCCCCTACACAAGACATTCTCAACACCACTGGTGTGTCTTTGGCAACCATCAGTAACATTGACATTGATCTCCAGACACAGGAAGAGGAGACAAACGCCCAGAGAGGGGATCCTCCCCAGACCGTGTCCAACGCCAGGGCAGATAATGAAGCTCTTTGTCAGAGGTCTGTGGAGGAGCAGAGTGGAGGGAATCCGGATCTCCCTCTGCCTCTGCACAGGCTGCTATCAAGTGTCAGTACCAGGGAAGAGGAGAGCAAGACCACCAATGGACCTGTAATGCAGGGCGCCCCAAAGAAAAGAGACAGAGTCAGAACCTCTGTAGAGAAAACTGTGAACACAGATGATAAAGATGACACAATGGAGCTACTCAAGGATGTGGTCATTGAGAGCCAAGCTACTGGACATAGTATATGTCTGGGTGTTTCTACCAGTTTGTCTGAGTTAAGGTCTGCAGGACAACTCAAAGTGGAATCCACTGGACAGACCTTTGAAGTAAATATAGAGAACAAGGATGACACCAGGAATCTTCTCAAGGAAGTTCCTGCACACAAACATACTGCCGTTGTCAAA GCACCCTGTCATGTGGAGCCCCTCCCCCAAGTCCCAGAGCAGGACACGCCCCCTCTGTGTACCCCCTCCTCCTCTGAACCCTCTGTCTCCTGCCAACGTAGACAAAGGGACAGGGGGCGGATACAGAGTGATCAGGACAAG TGGAATAAATTAGCAGCTCCTAGACCTCTACCGCCTCCTCCTGTTAATGCACTGGTAGTGGAGGTGAAGAAGAGAAGCAGGACGAACACAGATAAGAGGGCCACCAcaacaacttccttcacaaccaTTAGCTCCTCCAAGGACGGCAACACTCCACTGCCACAG TTGTCAATGCAGAAAGAAGGGCGTCTTATGATGTTGCCTCTTTACATAAGCAGCCAGAGTCCCAGAACTCCACTGTCACTCGCTCTGTATCTGAAATGGGAAAGGGAACCAACCAG CAGGACAGGTTTTTGGGGCGCCCATCAGACGATGACGAATGCAGTTCCTCCACCAGCTCAACAGATCACTCAGAGGGGGACTGCAAAGAGGG AAAGAGTGAATCCAGTGATATGCAGGACCTGGTTCAGATGA